The genomic DNA TCCCATACAATGCGATCCGGGGTGGGCGTGGCTACTGCCTCGACTTTTGGCGTAGGCGTGGGAGTGGACGTAGGCGTCGGCGTTGGCGTAGGCGGGATTGGTGTCGGCGTCGCAGTGGGTGTCCAAGTAGGGGCCACCGTTCCAGGCAGGGGAACTGGCGTGAGCGACACGAGCGCCGGGAGCTGAGGTGGCATGCAGGCAGCTATCCAGAGCGCCAACGCTACAAGCCATCCCCAACCCATCCATTTCAGCTTTAGCATGTGGCTCTTTCGTTGCATCTTTTCTCACCTCTCCGCAATAGATCTCTAAATGATTGTGAAGTTTAATGACCGAATCATCATGAAGCGTCTGGAGCGCACGTCAATTGATCGATGGGGGAAAAGGTCATCTCATCCTGTTGAAACAAGCGTTTGCTCGCAGGCATGACGCAGGCCACAACCTAGGCAGCGAGCGGGATCTTGATGTGAACGAGCGACCTCAACGCGCGTCAATGCTCGCCGCAGTTCAGTCAAAGTCTCTAGCACCGCTTGTCGTAGGGCATCGTCGAAGGGTACCACCAGAGTGGCATCATCGTAACACAGTAACCCATGCGAGGGTCGATGGCTAGCCCAATCCTCGACCAGTAGACAGTAGGCAGCTAGTTGTAGAAGATGAGACGGATGAGGGTGTATAGGGCGAGGGCCAGATTTGACCTCGACCGGGATGATCTCTCTCCCATGCTTAACCAGATAGTCTGGGCGGCCGACCAATCCCCAACGCCGGCTGATGATGGACGTCTTCACGCGCCACCACCGACTCGTGTCAGCATAGATCACGCGGCCGGCTGGCAACCCAGCAGCCCGGCTAATGCGGCTGGACCACCACAACATGAGCGCGCCTGTCACGATGAGCAGAAAGGCGATCCCCCACAATACAGCGGACAAGCGATTTTGCCCCGCTAATTAGATGCAGGCGATAGACGAAAAGCTCTCAAACACTGACCAGCGGCTGACCGCTACCCTTTCGCCGGTGGCCTCGTCCACGGTAGGATGATAATCGGTACGCCATACGGTCCCCA from Anaerolineae bacterium includes the following:
- the cas4 gene encoding CRISPR-associated protein Cas4, with protein sequence MSAVLWGIAFLLIVTGALMLWWSSRISRAAGLPAGRVIYADTSRWWRVKTSIISRRWGLVGRPDYLVKHGREIIPVEVKSGPRPIHPHPSHLLQLAAYCLLVEDWASHRPSHGLLCYDDATLVVPFDDALRQAVLETLTELRRALTRVEVARSHQDPARCLGCGLRHACEQTLVSTG